The following proteins come from a genomic window of Chelmon rostratus isolate fCheRos1 chromosome 23, fCheRos1.pri, whole genome shotgun sequence:
- the LOC121626896 gene encoding H-2 class II histocompatibility antigen, E-S beta chain-like: protein MSRSCDHVLCFLEQLSVRLCQSLRSEQKNMASSFLSVSLLFISLYTADGFMEYMTARCVFNSTDLKDIEFISSYYFNKVEDVRFSSSVGEYVGYTEPGLMYAKNWNKDPSQLAAMRAEKERYCQHNIGNWYKNVLTKSAEPYVVLHSVTPPAGKHPAMLVCSVFDFYPKQIRVSWLRDGHKVSSDVTSTDELADADWYYQIHSHLEYTPRSGEKISCVVEHASLREPLVTDWDPSMPESERNKIAIGASGLILGLILSLAGFIYYKRKARGRILVPSN, encoded by the exons ATGAGCAGGTCATGTGATCATGTCCTCTGCTTTTTAGAGCAGCTCTCAGTCAGACTGTGTCAGAGTTTGAGAAGTGAGCAGAAGAACATGGCTTCATCCTTTCTCAgcgtctccctcctcttcatcagcctcTACACAGCAG atgGATTTATGGAATATATGACAGCCCGCTGTGTGTTTAACTCCACTGATCTGAAGGACATCGAGTTCATCAGTTCTTACTATTTCAACAAAGTGGAGGACGTCAggttcagcagcagtgtgggcGAGTATGTTGGATACACTGAGCCTGGTCTGATGTACGCAAAGAACTGGAACAAAGATCCTTCACAACTGGCAGCGATGAGAGCTGAGAAGGAGAGGTACTGCCAACACAACATTGGGAACTGGTACAAGAATGTTCTGACTAAgtcag CTGAGCCCTACGTCGTGCTGCACTCTGTGACGCCCCCTGCTGGTAAACATCCGGCCATGTTGGTCTGCAGCGTCTTCGACTTCTACCCCAAACAGATCAGAGTGAGCTGGCTCAGAGACGGACACAAAGTCTCCTCTGACGTCACTTCCACCGATGAGCTGGCGGACGCTGATTGGTACTACCAGATCCACTCTCACCTGGAGTACACGCCCAG GTCTGGAGAGAAGATCTCCTGTGTGGTGGAGCACGCCAGCCTCAGAGAACCACTGGTTACTGACTGGG acCCGTCCATGCCTGAGTCTGAGAGAAACAAGATCGCCATCGGAGCCTCGGGACTGATCCTGGGTCTGATCTTGTCCCTGGCTGGATTCATCTACTACAAGAGGAAAGCCCGAG GAAGGATTCTGGTCCCCTCTAACTGA